The Thermus brockianus genome window below encodes:
- a CDS encoding MFS transporter — MKPWRYAAGQLGLTLVSESFGTYLAFFYLERLGLSAAFYALARGVYALWDALNDPLFGHLSDRTKTPWGRRRPWLWVGVPLFLLAYLLVFWVPDWAKSPGVLPYYFALAIFLYETLATVVWTNYGALFPEVFRGLGERAQAAAWKRGTELFGLIFGIALAPVVYAQVGFGGMALLFALLAAIAFTLFLRGVEEDPKAGSSLGLWASFRLVLGNRAFWVAALVGLLFEFGRTVIQTGMAFYAKHSLGLPEAATSLLFAAVFLVALPSVFLWGVMARRLGGKRAWRLAHLVMGLAALFLFLPQGLGSALLVGALVGVGFAGVRVTGEVVMAKVIDLDAERTGTRREGAYYSLVGLLGRASGALVGLAFALLGPLFGYVSGENPGPNPGLAFRFLVSVIPGVAILLAYLLAALFPHEVRE; from the coding sequence ATGAAGCCTTGGCGCTACGCAGCGGGACAGCTTGGCCTTACCCTGGTTTCCGAGAGCTTCGGCACCTATTTGGCCTTCTTTTACCTGGAGCGGCTTGGGCTTTCCGCCGCCTTCTACGCCCTGGCCCGGGGGGTGTACGCCCTTTGGGACGCCCTCAATGACCCCCTCTTTGGCCACCTTTCCGATAGGACCAAGACCCCCTGGGGCCGGCGGCGTCCTTGGCTTTGGGTGGGCGTTCCCCTCTTCCTGTTGGCCTACCTCCTGGTCTTTTGGGTGCCGGACTGGGCCAAAAGCCCCGGCGTGCTCCCCTACTACTTCGCCTTGGCCATCTTCCTCTATGAAACCCTAGCCACCGTGGTTTGGACCAACTACGGGGCGCTTTTCCCCGAGGTGTTTCGGGGCTTGGGCGAGCGGGCCCAGGCCGCCGCCTGGAAGCGCGGGACGGAGCTTTTCGGCCTCATCTTCGGTATCGCCCTCGCTCCCGTGGTCTACGCCCAGGTGGGCTTTGGGGGGATGGCCCTCCTCTTTGCCCTCCTGGCCGCGATCGCCTTTACTCTTTTCCTGAGGGGTGTGGAGGAAGACCCGAAGGCGGGGAGTTCCCTCGGGCTTTGGGCCTCGTTCCGCCTGGTTCTGGGGAATCGGGCCTTCTGGGTGGCGGCCTTGGTGGGCCTCCTCTTTGAGTTCGGGCGCACGGTGATCCAGACGGGGATGGCCTTTTACGCCAAGCACAGCCTGGGCCTGCCCGAGGCGGCCACCAGCCTCCTCTTCGCCGCCGTCTTCCTGGTGGCCTTGCCCTCGGTCTTCCTTTGGGGCGTAATGGCTAGGCGGCTAGGGGGGAAGCGGGCCTGGCGGCTCGCCCATTTGGTCATGGGGTTGGCCGCCCTGTTCCTTTTCCTGCCCCAGGGGTTAGGGTCGGCCCTCCTGGTGGGGGCCCTGGTGGGGGTGGGCTTCGCCGGGGTGCGGGTCACGGGGGAGGTGGTCATGGCCAAGGTGATTGACCTGGACGCCGAGCGCACCGGCACCCGGCGGGAAGGGGCCTACTACAGCCTGGTGGGCCTTCTGGGGCGGGCCTCGGGGGCCTTGGTGGGCCTGGCCTTCGCCCTCCTGGGCCCCCTTTTCGGCTACGTGAGCGGGGAGAACCCGGGGCCGAACCCGGGTCTGGCGTTCCGGTTTTTGGTTTCCGTGATCCCAGGGGTGGCTATCCTCCTCGCCTACCTTCTCGCTGCCCTTTTTCCCCACGAGGTGCGGGAATGA
- a CDS encoding glycoside hydrolase family 2 TIM barrel-domain containing protein, whose protein sequence is MRLKSALFLAHPAGEPEALPEEGWREVALPHQWTLEGLEAEVGWYRLTLPEGGPRRFLRSLGDYYQEAWLEGRFLGRHEGYFFPWLLELPPGKELYLRVSAPKEPLGQWPRFKRQIKGVLGQHDCRPGGVSPRGQERGTGGLWGGVEVVFREEVALLHLTHRLHPRPGGWRLLVRLLLDAPRPFAERVLLRLSPENFPGEAWTQEVGLRGDAGRGYREVVWDLPEMPLWEVWERGFPHLFRLEAELAQARVSAPLGFRTVAWDEEGWLLLNGRRLFLRGTNHIPTQWLAAYSQALAEKDVALLKEAGLNAVRVHAHLTHPVFYEVCDREGVLVWQDFPLQWGYAPDEAFAEEAVRQVRAMVEHYGAHPSIYLWCAQNEPTHNRHALGPLLAAELRAQDPSRLVKEASDFREHPYPGWYWGHFRDFLALPGAPLPSEFGAQALPRAELLRRVLGEAAWPPKWEVWAYHNFQPHETFRVAGVEMGTSLESFVENSQAYQARLLSFAIHVYRRAKGKVVGYFQFLFAEPWEGITWAVLDVERIPKKGFHALKEASSPVLLSLVPYRERLEVGGVPLWEAWLVNDLERPLTLRVALALEGPVALPLWEGEVAVAGGEVRRFFSLGELWESPWEAQERLMRVAEALRRLPPGRYRLVGEAWEGERLWSRQVVELVYLEPLVPPGEAW, encoded by the coding sequence ATGAGGCTAAAAAGCGCCCTTTTCTTGGCCCACCCTGCGGGCGAACCGGAAGCGCTGCCCGAAGAAGGCTGGCGGGAGGTGGCCCTGCCCCACCAGTGGACCCTCGAGGGCCTGGAGGCGGAGGTGGGCTGGTACCGCCTTACCCTACCCGAGGGGGGTCCACGGAGGTTTCTGCGTTCCTTGGGCGACTACTACCAGGAGGCCTGGCTGGAAGGCCGCTTCTTGGGGCGGCACGAGGGCTACTTTTTCCCCTGGCTTTTGGAGCTTCCCCCGGGGAAGGAGCTCTACCTGCGGGTTTCCGCCCCCAAAGAGCCCTTAGGCCAGTGGCCCCGCTTTAAGCGGCAGATCAAGGGGGTTTTGGGCCAGCACGACTGCCGGCCTGGGGGGGTTAGCCCACGGGGGCAGGAGCGGGGCACGGGGGGGCTATGGGGTGGGGTGGAGGTGGTGTTCCGGGAGGAGGTGGCCCTCCTCCACCTCACCCACCGGCTTCACCCCAGGCCCGGGGGGTGGCGGCTCCTGGTGCGGCTTCTTCTGGATGCCCCGAGGCCTTTTGCGGAGCGGGTTTTGCTCCGCCTTTCCCCGGAGAACTTCCCCGGGGAGGCGTGGACCCAAGAGGTGGGCCTGCGGGGGGATGCGGGGCGGGGGTACCGGGAGGTGGTGTGGGACCTGCCGGAGATGCCCCTTTGGGAGGTGTGGGAGCGGGGCTTTCCCCACCTTTTTCGCCTCGAGGCCGAACTGGCCCAGGCCCGGGTTTCCGCACCCTTGGGTTTCCGCACCGTGGCTTGGGATGAGGAGGGCTGGCTCCTCTTGAACGGGAGGCGCCTTTTCCTGCGGGGCACCAACCACATCCCCACCCAGTGGCTTGCCGCCTACTCCCAGGCCTTGGCGGAGAAGGACGTGGCCCTGTTGAAGGAAGCAGGGCTCAATGCGGTTCGCGTCCACGCCCACCTCACCCATCCGGTCTTTTACGAGGTGTGTGACCGGGAAGGGGTTTTGGTCTGGCAGGACTTTCCCTTGCAGTGGGGCTATGCCCCGGACGAGGCCTTCGCCGAGGAGGCGGTGCGCCAGGTGCGGGCCATGGTGGAACACTACGGGGCGCATCCTTCCATCTACCTTTGGTGTGCCCAAAACGAGCCCACCCATAACCGCCACGCCTTGGGACCCCTTTTGGCGGCGGAGCTTCGGGCCCAGGACCCAAGCCGCTTGGTGAAGGAGGCCTCCGATTTCCGGGAGCACCCTTACCCCGGGTGGTACTGGGGGCACTTTAGGGACTTCTTGGCCCTGCCAGGGGCCCCGTTGCCCTCGGAGTTTGGAGCCCAGGCCCTTCCCCGGGCGGAGCTGTTGCGCCGGGTCTTGGGGGAGGCTGCCTGGCCTCCCAAGTGGGAGGTGTGGGCGTACCACAACTTCCAGCCCCACGAAACCTTCCGGGTGGCGGGGGTGGAGATGGGGACATCTTTGGAAAGTTTTGTGGAGAACTCCCAGGCTTACCAAGCCCGGCTCCTTTCCTTCGCCATCCACGTCTACCGCCGGGCCAAGGGAAAGGTGGTGGGCTACTTCCAGTTCCTCTTCGCCGAGCCTTGGGAGGGGATTACCTGGGCGGTCTTGGACGTGGAGCGCATCCCCAAGAAGGGATTTCACGCCCTAAAGGAGGCGAGTAGCCCCGTTCTCCTTTCCCTGGTGCCCTACCGGGAGCGGCTAGAGGTGGGCGGCGTGCCGTTGTGGGAGGCGTGGCTGGTGAACGACCTGGAGCGCCCTTTAACCCTGCGGGTGGCCCTGGCCCTGGAGGGCCCGGTGGCTTTGCCCCTTTGGGAGGGCGAGGTGGCGGTGGCGGGGGGAGAGGTGCGGCGGTTTTTCAGCCTGGGGGAGCTTTGGGAAAGCCCCTGGGAAGCGCAAGAGCGCCTCATGAGGGTGGCCGAAGCCCTGCGCAGGCTTCCTCCAGGGAGGTACCGCCTGGTGGGGGAGGCCTGGGAGGGGGAAAGGCTTTGGTCGCGGCAGGTGGTGGAACTGGTCTACTTGGAACCCTTGGTGCCGCCTGGAGAGGCTTGGTAG
- a CDS encoding KaiC domain-containing protein, producing the protein MQKPKLQSASELAAKAPPLKGVPTGVKGLDELFFTLDPTTLKPKPLGGFPQGAAVHVTGVSDTGKSLLAEQFALKQAERGEAVLFVTTETPAPLLVQGLKLRARAMGLKEKVLENVLIADAATYTALREDLQALFATLEEGLAQNARHLVVDSLTGLYEAKEIAARQVVRQVYAFSKRHDLTAVMVSQKRSGHEELSAEAAGGYAVSHILDATVVLAKLLVMNPAQAKLYRVPLGEVVRFLRIDGCRLSGHDTRTHYLHIRPEGLLEVGPPLGN; encoded by the coding sequence ATGCAGAAGCCCAAACTGCAAAGCGCCTCGGAGCTTGCCGCCAAAGCCCCCCCGCTCAAAGGGGTGCCCACGGGGGTAAAGGGCCTGGACGAGCTTTTCTTCACCCTAGACCCCACCACCCTCAAACCCAAACCCCTAGGGGGCTTTCCCCAAGGGGCGGCGGTGCACGTCACCGGGGTTTCCGACACGGGGAAGAGCCTTTTGGCCGAACAGTTCGCCCTTAAACAGGCGGAACGGGGCGAGGCCGTGCTCTTCGTCACCACGGAAACCCCAGCCCCTCTCTTGGTTCAGGGCTTGAAGCTCCGGGCCAGGGCCATGGGGCTTAAGGAAAAGGTCCTGGAGAACGTGCTCATCGCCGATGCCGCCACCTATACCGCCCTTCGCGAGGACCTCCAGGCCCTTTTCGCCACCCTCGAGGAAGGCCTTGCCCAAAACGCCCGCCACCTGGTGGTGGACTCCCTCACCGGGCTTTACGAGGCCAAGGAGATCGCCGCCCGGCAGGTGGTGCGGCAGGTGTACGCCTTCAGCAAACGCCACGACCTCACCGCCGTCATGGTCAGTCAGAAACGCTCCGGCCACGAAGAGCTTTCCGCCGAGGCCGCCGGCGGCTATGCGGTGAGCCACATCTTGGACGCCACCGTGGTCCTGGCCAAGCTCCTGGTGATGAACCCCGCCCAGGCCAAGCTCTACCGGGTGCCCTTGGGGGAGGTGGTGCGCTTCCTGCGGATAGACGGGTGCCGCCTCTCGGGCCACGACACCCGGACCCACTACCTTCACATACGTCCAGAAGGGCTCTTGGAGGTGGGGCCACCCCTAGGAAACTAA
- a CDS encoding S-ribosylhomocysteine lyase, giving the protein MAEVESFALDHTKVQAPYVRLAGRKPLAGGVVEKYDLRFAQPNRETIPTASLHTLEHLLAGYLRDHLEGVIDLSPMGCRTGFYLVAEGPLDEERVLVALERALRDVLLHQGPIPGASFRECGNYRDHDLEGAKAWAERVLKAGLRVQPTVPLEGR; this is encoded by the coding sequence ATGGCCGAGGTGGAGAGCTTCGCCCTGGACCACACCAAGGTCCAGGCTCCTTATGTGCGCCTAGCGGGCAGGAAGCCCTTGGCAGGCGGGGTGGTGGAGAAGTACGACCTGCGGTTCGCTCAGCCCAACCGGGAAACCATTCCCACCGCCAGCCTCCACACCCTGGAGCACCTCCTGGCCGGGTACCTGCGGGACCACCTGGAAGGGGTCATTGACCTTTCCCCCATGGGGTGCCGGACGGGGTTTTACCTGGTGGCGGAAGGCCCCTTGGACGAGGAGCGGGTCTTGGTGGCCTTGGAGAGGGCCCTGCGCGACGTCTTGCTCCACCAGGGGCCCATTCCCGGGGCGAGCTTTAGGGAGTGCGGCAACTACCGGGACCACGACCTGGAAGGGGCTAAGGCTTGGGCGGAAAGGGTCCTGAAGGCGGGGCTTCGGGTGCAGCCCACGGTTCCCTTGGAGGGGCGGTGA
- a CDS encoding 50S ribosomal protein L25, with protein sequence MEYRLKAYYREGEKPAALRRAGKLPGVMYNKSLNQKVYVELGEFDKVFRQASIHHVIVLELPDGKELPTLVRQVNLDKRRRRPEHVDFYVLSDEPVEMYVPLRFVGTPQGVREGGVLQEVHRDILVRVSPRNIPEYIEVDVSGLGIGDSLHAADLKLPEGVKLAISPEETIAAVVPPEDVERLAAEAAEAPAEPEVIKKGKKEEEA encoded by the coding sequence ATGGAGTACCGCCTAAAGGCCTATTACCGGGAGGGGGAGAAGCCCGCCGCCCTAAGGCGTGCGGGGAAGCTCCCCGGGGTCATGTACAACAAGAGCCTGAACCAGAAGGTCTACGTGGAGCTGGGGGAGTTTGACAAGGTCTTCCGTCAGGCCTCCATCCACCATGTGATTGTCCTGGAACTCCCTGACGGCAAGGAGCTCCCCACCTTGGTGCGCCAGGTGAACCTGGACAAGCGCCGCCGCCGTCCGGAACACGTGGACTTCTACGTGCTTTCCGACGAGCCCGTGGAGATGTATGTGCCCCTGCGCTTCGTGGGCACGCCCCAGGGGGTGCGGGAGGGCGGGGTGCTCCAGGAGGTGCACCGGGACATCCTGGTGCGGGTTTCTCCCCGCAACATCCCCGAGTACATTGAGGTGGACGTTTCCGGCCTCGGCATCGGGGATAGCCTCCACGCCGCCGATCTGAAGCTGCCCGAAGGGGTAAAACTCGCCATCTCCCCCGAGGAGACCATCGCCGCCGTGGTGCCCCCGGAGGACGTGGAACGCTTGGCGGCCGAGGCGGCGGAGGCCCCCGCCGAGCCCGAGGTCATCAAGAAGGGCAAGAAGGAGGAGGAGGCCTAG
- a CDS encoding DeoR/GlpR family DNA-binding transcription regulator, translated as MPTLEAEARRAKILDLLKEKGQVRVAELAKLLGVSQVTVRADLDALERSGRLRRLRGGAVLWEARRAELPLEITRTLHAREKEAIGKKAASLVKDGDVILLDVGSTTTEMAKALSPNLRDVVVITSALNIALLLESHPGITVIVTGGRLRPLQHSLVNPFGTLLLEELNADKAFLGCNGVHPERGFTNTNLEEAEVKKAMVRAAREVYFLADHSKLLQVAAARIAPLEAATALITDRKAGKETLESLRQAGLQVEIA; from the coding sequence ATGCCCACCCTCGAGGCCGAAGCCCGTCGGGCGAAGATCCTAGACCTTCTCAAGGAAAAGGGGCAGGTACGCGTGGCGGAGCTGGCCAAGCTTTTAGGAGTTTCCCAGGTTACCGTCCGGGCGGACCTGGACGCCCTGGAGCGAAGCGGCCGTCTTAGGCGGCTTCGGGGCGGAGCGGTCCTCTGGGAAGCCCGCCGTGCCGAGCTTCCCCTAGAGATCACCCGGACCCTTCACGCCCGGGAAAAGGAAGCCATTGGCAAAAAGGCGGCAAGCCTGGTAAAAGACGGGGACGTCATCCTCCTGGACGTAGGGTCCACCACCACGGAAATGGCCAAGGCCCTTTCCCCCAACCTGCGGGACGTGGTGGTCATCACAAGCGCCCTCAACATCGCCCTGCTTCTGGAGAGTCATCCAGGCATCACGGTCATCGTCACCGGAGGAAGGCTCAGACCCCTACAACATTCCCTTGTCAACCCATTCGGCACCCTGCTCTTGGAAGAATTGAACGCCGACAAAGCCTTTCTGGGGTGCAACGGCGTCCACCCCGAGCGGGGCTTCACCAACACCAACCTGGAGGAAGCAGAGGTAAAGAAGGCCATGGTGCGGGCTGCGAGGGAAGTGTACTTTCTGGCGGACCACTCCAAGCTCCTCCAAGTGGCTGCCGCGCGCATCGCTCCCCTCGAGGCCGCCACCGCCCTCATCACAGACCGCAAAGCAGGAAAGGAAACCTTGGAAAGCCTTCGCCAAGCCGGGCTACAGGTGGAAATCGCCTAG
- a CDS encoding ribose-phosphate diphosphokinase translates to MQIRLFTGNAHPGLAQRIAEALGVPLGKALVDRFPDGEIRVRLLESVRGDDVYLIQPTCPPVNEHLMELLLLADAARRSSAGRINAVIPYFGYARQDKQTEGREPVSAKLVAGLLERVGVHRIIAIDLHAPQIQGFFDIPVDHLSAVRLFARYLQERGYAENAVVVSPDAGRAEEARRLAERLGLPLAMLAKRRHGPKETSVTYVIGDVQGKRPLIIDDIVSTGGTIRRGVEALLQAGALPEVVVMATHPVLVGEARENLAHPAIREVVFTDTIPLKDGGYTVLSTAELLAQAIRHVHTNQSVSALI, encoded by the coding sequence ATGCAAATCCGCCTCTTCACGGGTAACGCCCACCCGGGCTTGGCCCAAAGGATCGCCGAGGCCCTAGGCGTGCCTTTGGGCAAGGCCCTGGTGGACCGCTTCCCCGACGGGGAGATCCGGGTGCGGCTATTGGAGAGCGTCCGGGGGGACGACGTCTACCTCATCCAACCCACCTGTCCCCCGGTGAACGAGCACCTCATGGAACTCCTCCTCCTGGCGGACGCCGCAAGGCGGAGCTCCGCCGGCCGCATCAACGCCGTCATCCCCTACTTCGGCTACGCCCGCCAGGACAAGCAGACGGAGGGCCGCGAGCCCGTGAGCGCCAAGCTGGTGGCGGGGCTTTTGGAGCGGGTGGGGGTCCACCGGATCATCGCCATAGACCTCCACGCCCCCCAGATCCAGGGCTTCTTTGACATCCCCGTGGACCACCTTTCCGCCGTGCGCCTCTTCGCCCGCTACCTCCAGGAAAGGGGCTATGCGGAAAACGCCGTGGTGGTCTCTCCCGACGCCGGCCGGGCGGAGGAGGCCAGGCGGCTCGCTGAACGGCTTGGGCTACCCCTGGCCATGCTGGCCAAGCGCCGCCACGGGCCCAAGGAGACCTCCGTCACCTACGTCATCGGGGACGTGCAGGGGAAAAGGCCCCTCATCATAGACGACATCGTCTCCACGGGCGGGACCATAAGGCGGGGGGTGGAGGCGCTTCTCCAGGCGGGGGCCTTGCCCGAGGTGGTGGTCATGGCCACCCACCCCGTCCTGGTGGGGGAGGCCCGGGAAAACCTGGCCCACCCCGCCATCCGGGAGGTGGTCTTCACCGACACCATCCCCCTAAAGGACGGCGGCTACACCGTGCTTTCCACCGCCGAGCTCCTCGCCCAGGCCATCCGCCACGTGCACACCAACCAGTCGGTGAGTGCCCTCATCTAG
- a CDS encoding ChbG/HpnK family deacetylase, which yields MEFLERLGLKGRRVLLLHHDDLGLTHAQNAAFFALGLPTGSVMVPGAWASQVRGVDLGVHLTLTSEWAAPRLRPLTGGESLKDEGGYFPATLEDLWRRARAEEVEKELRAQIEAAKRLFSPTHLDSHQGAVLRPDLAEIYLRLAEAYGLVPLVPDGLEGLGVPEAFLPELERLLVEAPYPKVRFLDPYGGPPEERLGFYLNLAHLPPGLYYLVHHSALPTPEGRALPDWPSREADYFALSHPEVRRVLAEFHPLTWKAVREAL from the coding sequence GTGGAATTTTTGGAGCGGCTCGGCCTAAAGGGGCGGCGGGTTCTCCTTTTGCACCACGATGACCTGGGGCTAACCCACGCCCAGAACGCTGCCTTTTTCGCCCTGGGCCTGCCCACGGGGAGCGTCATGGTCCCGGGGGCCTGGGCCTCCCAGGTGCGGGGTGTGGACCTAGGGGTTCACCTCACCCTCACCAGCGAGTGGGCCGCACCCCGCCTCCGCCCCCTGACGGGAGGGGAGAGCCTTAAGGACGAGGGCGGCTACTTTCCGGCCACCCTCGAGGACCTCTGGCGGCGGGCCCGGGCAGAGGAGGTGGAAAAAGAGCTTCGGGCGCAGATTGAAGCGGCCAAGAGACTCTTTTCCCCCACCCACCTGGATAGCCACCAAGGGGCGGTGCTCCGGCCCGACCTGGCGGAGATCTACCTGCGCCTGGCCGAGGCGTATGGCCTGGTGCCCTTGGTGCCGGATGGCCTGGAGGGTTTGGGGGTACCTGAGGCCTTCCTTCCCGAGCTGGAGCGGCTTTTGGTGGAAGCCCCCTACCCCAAGGTGCGCTTCCTGGACCCCTACGGCGGCCCGCCCGAGGAGCGGCTTGGCTTTTACCTGAACCTGGCCCACCTGCCTCCCGGGCTTTACTACCTGGTCCACCACAGCGCCCTTCCCACCCCCGAAGGCCGGGCCCTCCCCGACTGGCCTAGCCGGGAGGCGGACTATTTCGCCCTTTCCCACCCCGAGGTGCGGCGGGTCCTGGCGGAGTTTCATCCCCTGACCTGGAAAGCGGTGCGGGAGGCCTTATGA
- the ddl gene encoding D-alanine--D-alanine ligase, giving the protein MAEPTVLLLAGGQSPEHEVSLLSAEGVLRHMPFPTELAVIAKDGRWLLGEEAEAALKAGVAPLGRLPFPPSLDWDRYQVVFPLLHGRFGEDGTVQGFLELLGKPYVGAGVAASALCMDKDLSKRVLAQAGIPVVPWVALYRGERPFIPFEPPFFVKPANTGSSIGITRVEDYAHLEAALAEAFRHDVKAVVEKALEGVRELEVGVLGNILGEASPVGEVRYQAPFYDYETKYTPGRAELLIPAPIDPGTQETVQELALKAYRLLGIRGMARVDFFLADGELYLNEVNTIPGFTPTSMYPRLFAAGGLPYPELLRRLVELALA; this is encoded by the coding sequence ATGGCCGAGCCCACCGTTTTGCTCCTCGCCGGGGGCCAAAGCCCCGAGCACGAGGTTTCCCTGCTTTCCGCCGAGGGCGTCCTTCGCCACATGCCCTTTCCCACGGAGCTTGCGGTCATCGCCAAGGATGGGCGCTGGCTTTTGGGGGAAGAGGCGGAGGCGGCCCTTAAGGCTGGGGTAGCCCCTTTGGGCCGCCTCCCCTTCCCGCCTTCCCTAGACTGGGACCGGTACCAGGTGGTCTTTCCCCTCCTCCACGGCCGCTTTGGGGAGGACGGGACGGTGCAGGGCTTTTTGGAGCTCTTGGGCAAGCCCTATGTGGGGGCGGGGGTGGCGGCGAGTGCCCTTTGTATGGACAAGGACCTCTCCAAGCGGGTCCTGGCCCAGGCGGGCATTCCCGTGGTTCCCTGGGTGGCCCTTTACCGGGGGGAGAGGCCTTTTATTCCCTTTGAACCGCCCTTTTTCGTGAAACCCGCCAACACCGGCTCCAGCATCGGCATCACCCGGGTGGAGGACTACGCCCACCTGGAAGCGGCCTTGGCGGAGGCCTTCCGCCATGATGTCAAGGCGGTGGTGGAAAAGGCCCTGGAAGGGGTGCGGGAGCTGGAGGTGGGCGTTTTGGGGAACATCCTGGGTGAGGCGAGCCCCGTGGGCGAGGTGCGCTACCAGGCCCCCTTTTACGACTACGAGACCAAGTACACCCCGGGCCGGGCGGAGCTTTTGATTCCAGCGCCCATAGACCCGGGTACCCAAGAGACCGTGCAGGAGCTGGCCCTAAAGGCCTACCGCCTCCTCGGGATCCGGGGCATGGCCCGGGTGGACTTCTTCCTGGCGGATGGGGAGCTTTACCTGAACGAGGTGAACACCATTCCCGGCTTCACCCCCACCAGCATGTATCCCCGGCTCTTTGCGGCGGGCGGGCTGCCCTACCCCGAGCTCCTCAGGCGGCTGGTGGAGCTGGCGTTGGCGTAG
- the pth gene encoding aminoacyl-tRNA hydrolase: MFLVVGQGNPGERYAHTRHNVGFMVLDRLGFPFRKKGEALLAEAEVGGQKGFFLKPLTYYNLTGQAVAPLARFYKIPPERILVVHDEMDLPLGRLRLKAGGSPAGNRGVASIAEALGTLAFHRLRVGIGKPPAKELGAAYVLSPFAPEELPLLERVLEAAKEAVLCWVERGLLPCADRYNGLDLRENR; encoded by the coding sequence ATGTTCTTGGTGGTGGGGCAAGGCAACCCCGGGGAGCGCTACGCCCATACCCGGCACAACGTGGGCTTCATGGTCTTGGACCGGCTGGGGTTTCCCTTTCGCAAGAAGGGGGAGGCCCTTTTGGCGGAGGCGGAGGTGGGGGGGCAGAAGGGCTTTTTCCTGAAGCCCCTCACCTACTACAACCTCACGGGCCAGGCGGTGGCCCCCTTGGCCCGCTTTTACAAAATCCCTCCCGAGCGCATCCTGGTGGTCCACGACGAGATGGACCTCCCCTTGGGCCGCCTGCGCCTAAAGGCGGGGGGAAGCCCTGCGGGAAACCGGGGGGTGGCCTCCATCGCCGAGGCCCTGGGTACCTTGGCCTTCCACCGCTTAAGGGTGGGTATCGGCAAGCCCCCTGCCAAGGAGCTAGGAGCGGCCTACGTGCTTTCCCCCTTCGCTCCCGAGGAGCTCCCCCTTTTGGAAAGGGTATTGGAGGCGGCCAAGGAGGCGGTGCTCTGCTGGGTGGAGCGGGGGCTTCTCCCCTGCGCCGACCGCTACAACGGCCTGGACCTGCGGGAAAACCGCTAA
- the mtnN gene encoding 5'-methylthioadenosine/S-adenosylhomocysteine nucleosidase, with translation MTAFFAAEPEEAGAIREALGAGVLLEAPFPLYRGEGVLVAETGVGKVAAAMAVAHVLTRFAPKESFFLGVAGALDPGLRALDLLLAERAVQWDVDLTPFGRAPGETALGVRFFPSDPHLLERAEGAALALGLPSRRGVVATGDRFLADRKEAERLRALHGAHAVEMEGAAALMVAYRFRHPMALVRAVTDGAGEGAEGDFQAFLREASRRLGLLARALVY, from the coding sequence GTGACGGCCTTCTTCGCCGCCGAGCCCGAGGAGGCGGGGGCCATCCGGGAGGCCCTGGGGGCGGGGGTGCTCCTGGAAGCCCCCTTTCCCCTTTACCGGGGCGAGGGGGTTTTGGTGGCGGAAACGGGCGTGGGCAAGGTGGCGGCGGCCATGGCCGTGGCCCACGTTCTCACCCGCTTCGCTCCCAAGGAGAGCTTCTTCCTGGGGGTGGCGGGGGCCTTGGACCCCGGGCTTAGGGCCCTGGACCTCCTTTTGGCGGAGCGGGCGGTGCAGTGGGACGTGGACCTCACCCCCTTTGGCCGGGCCCCGGGGGAGACCGCCCTGGGGGTGCGCTTTTTCCCCTCGGACCCCCACCTTTTAGAGCGGGCGGAAGGGGCGGCCTTGGCCCTGGGCCTGCCCTCGAGGCGGGGGGTGGTGGCTACGGGGGACCGGTTTCTGGCGGACCGGAAGGAGGCGGAAAGGCTTCGCGCCCTCCACGGGGCCCACGCCGTGGAGATGGAAGGGGCGGCTGCCCTCATGGTGGCCTACCGGTTCCGCCACCCCATGGCCTTGGTGCGGGCGGTGACGGACGGGGCGGGGGAGGGGGCGGAAGGGGACTTCCAGGCCTTTTTGCGGGAGGCCTCGAGGCGGCTCGGCCTCCTGGCCCGGGCCCTCGTATACTAA